Within the Pelagovum pacificum genome, the region CGCGCCTCGTCGGGACGGGGGAGCCCTGCACCGAGTCGGTTCCGGCGGCACTGGCCTTTTCCCATTGGGCCAAGGGCAACCCGGAGATCGCGATCCGGATCGCGGCGAACTCGCGTGGGGACACCGACACCACCGCCGCGATGGCCGGAGCGATCTGCGGTGCCTACTCGGGCGAAGACGCTATCCCGGCCGAGTGGCGAGAGATTGTCGGCAGGACCAACGACCTCGACGTTGAAGCCTGGGCTAAAAAGCTGGAGACGGCAGCGGGCTGAAGGCCTGCAAGACGAAGACCGGAACGGGAGGGTGCGCCTGACGGCGCGCCCTCCCTTTTCTTTTTAGGCCGACATGGCCTTCAGCTCCTGGAGCGGGGGGATCGTGTCGTACATCTGTGGATCCAGCACGTCCCAGATGATCCCCATCGTCGGCTTGTGCGGGTCATCGACCTCGATCGTGCGGGTCGGGGTGAAGATCGCGTCGACGACGGTGTCGAAGGATTCCGGGCGGAGCGTTTCCGTCAGCAGCTGGCAGTCATGGACCACCGCTGCTGCTGGGGTCGCCGCCGTGATGCGACCAAGTTCGTGCAGCATCGCCCATTCGACGTCGAAGAAGCCGTGGCCCTTGCCGAAGCGCACGCCCTCGAGATTGATCGCTCCTGTCCCGGTGACGAGGTAATCCACCGTCCCGAGTTTGGCGATGTCGGCCAGCGTGACCGGCTGCGCCAGACGCTCCATCGCGTCGAGCGTCGCGGCGAGCGGCCAGTCGACCGGGTCGATCTTCGCCGGGTCCAGCAGCCAGAATCCCCGCTTGATAGAGTAGGTCGTCATCAGGACCGTCTTGCCGTCCTGAAGCGCCTTCAGACGGAGCCGCTCGAGACAGTTGTCCGGCGCGATGAAGATTAGGTCCGCCTCCTGGTAGAAGCGGTGATCGACGAGCCGGTCCACGGCTGCGTCGCCCCCGTCGAAATCGCAGATGAATTCGCCGAAATCGAAGTGGAAACGACTGTCCGGGACGGCGACTTTGCGCAGTTCGCTCCAGACGCGGGCGCGCACGTCGCCCTTGTGATCGGTCGCGTGGGTGTCTGTCATGGTGTCTCCTCTCACGGGCAGAAGGCCCCGACGAGCATGTCGAGGTAGCGCGGCGCGTCGACGGTCGACGCGGCCTTGATTTCGGGAAGGTCGGTCCAGCGGAAGTTCTCGCGCCGATCGACGATGGTCTGCCCGAGCGCGAGCTTGCTCTCGGTTTCGACGGCGACTGCGACCTGCTCGAAAGTCAGGACGTCGGGGTCGATCAGGCTGGCGATGGCGAGGCCGTCGATCAGGCCGCAGTAGGATTTGAACCCGCGTTTCTCGACGAAGTCGACGATGCCGAGCAGGAAAGCCGCTTCCTTCGTGTCCGATGCTTCCAGCCGCTCACGGTCGGACGGGCGGAGTTCGACCTCCGGATGGGTCGCGACGTCGAGGCCGACCGCGTAGAGGTTGAAACCGGCGTCGAAGACGATCTTCGCGGCTTCGGGATCGACGTAGATGTTCCATTCGCTCGCCGGATTGTCGCCCGTGGCGCGGGTGCTGCCGGCGGCGTGGAAGCCGAAGGCACCGCCGATGATCGTGACGTCCTTGATCTTCTTCGGCAGGTCCGGGTCCTTGATGACCGCGAGCGCGAGGTCGGTGAGCGGGCCGAGGCAGAAGAGCGACAGCTCGCCCCCTGCCGCCTCTGCCTGCTCGAGGATCACGTCGGGCGCGAAGCGCCGATCGGCCTGCCGGGTCGGGTCGGGCAGCACGAGGTTTCCGAGGCCATTGTCGCCATGAGAGAACGGATCACGCGGATAAGGCCGGGTCAGCGGTTTGTTTGGCCCCTTCGCAACCGGCACGTCCGGCGCGCCGATATGGTCCAGCACGCGCAGCGCGTTGGCCAGGCAGAGATCGGCGGTCAGGTTGCCAGAGACGGTCGTGACCGCCTTGAGGTCGAATGCGCCACTGCGCAGCGCGAGCATGATGGCGACGGAATCGTCGATTCCGGGATCGCAGTCTATGACGATGGGTCTCATCTCTTGGTCCTTGGATCAGTCGTTCGGGAGACGGCACCGAGGCGCAGACGGGCGACCCGCCGCACCGATGCCGTTGGTTCAAAAGCAGGGTTTTCAAAAGGTATACGTTCCAATACCTTTTGCATCAGCGTGGGTATCGTGTGGAGGACCAGTCGGGCATGCAGAACGGACAGACTTTCGAGCTCGATCCTTCTTCCGTGGATACGAAGTCCCCGGTTCCCGTCTATCTCCAGGTCGAACAGGACATCCGCCGGCAGATTCTCACTGCGACTTTGGCGCCCGACATGCGCCTGCCCCGCGAAACGGAGTTGGCGCGGCTCTACGGCATCAGCCGGATGACGGTGCGCAACGCGCTCGAGCGGCTCGAGGACGCGAGCCTTATCCGCCGCGACCACGGCGTCGGCACGGTCATCACCGTCCCGCAGGCCGAGGTGGACTGCGACCTCAGCCTGATGATGCCGTTGCAGACGCAGCTCACCGAGCAGGGCTTCACGCCGAGCGTCCAGTTCTTCCAGAACGAGGTGATCGAGCCCGCCCCGCGCATCGCCGCCGCGCTCGAGGTCGCACCGGGCACAGAGGTCCTGTTTCTCAACCGGCTTGTGAAGATCGACGGCCGTCCGATGGCCCTGATCCGGTCGTGGGTGCCGCTGGCGATGTTTCCCGGACTCGAGAGCCGCACGCTGATCGACGGATCGCTGTGGAAGACGCTCGAGGCGCACTACGATTGCACGATGCTGCATTCCAGCAAGCATCTCGAACTCATCAGCGTGTCGACGGCGGACGCGCTGATCCTCCACCTCGCGGACGGAGAGCGGACGCTGGCGGTTACCGGGCTTGGCCGAGACGGTAAGGGCGCAGCGGTGGAATATTCCTACGCGATCTGGATGCCCACGGCGCGACTGAACTTCGACAGTCATTTCCAGGCTCTCGCCGAAAGCAACTGACGCACCGGCGCGGCCTTTTCCAATCCCGGTGCGATTGCCTCGGCCGCCAGAACGGAGGGGCCGGTCGCGGCGCCGGTGATGACGAGGTCGCCGGGCATCGCGATCAGGGTGGCGCGGACCTCGTGGTCCGGCGCGTCGAGGTGGGCGTGATGAACCTGCTCGGGATGGACCAGCACGACGACCGAGGCGTCGGCGGCGGTGATCCCGGCCTCCACCATCAGCGCGAACTCGGTATCGAAATAGCGGTGCCCCATGCCGAAGCGCACTCCGTTGAGCGCAACGGCGGCGGCACCTACGTAGTGCGCCATGACCTTCGGTCCGGCCTGCAACTCCTCCAGGCTCACCAGGTCACCGTAGTGCTCCGCCCCTTCAAGCCAGCTTCGGTGCAGCGCGCCATGCCCCTCAGCCGGATCAATGCGCAGGAAGCCCCGCATCAGGCCATAGGTTGGCATCAGGAGTGGGTGACCGGAGGCGAGCAGGCGCGCCCGGAGCGGTTGCAGGCTGTTGTCGGGCGTGACGTGGACGAGCGCATCCGCCGGGGGCGGTGCGTGTTCCAGCAGATAGGCGGCGGCTTCGTCCGCCTCCGCGAAGCCGGGGATAAAAGCGTCGAAATCCAGCCCGAACCGGGGATCGGGAAGGGGGTGGGGCGCCATTCGGCCGGCGATGCGGGCCGCGAGTTCGGCTGTCGTCGTCATGTCAGGATCCTGTTGGCGGGCCCCGCCGCGTCTGCGCCGCGGGGCCAGACCGATCAGAGCGAAGGCTCGGTGACCGTGGGCACGAGGCCTCGCTCGTACTCCCGGCTGAAGGCGCGGGTCGCGGCGGCGAGCATATCGTCGATGCTCATTCGGTCGAGCCAGACGGCCTCGAGGTCGGAAATGAAGACATCCTTCGTCTCGGGCGGGAAGAAGGAGACGACCTTGAACCCGAAGACGCCCTCACCGACGGCGTCGGTGATCGACTCCATCGTATCGTAGTAGGCGGCGGTGATGCCGGTCGCTTCGGGGTCTTCCGGGAATTCGACCAGCGGGATCGACCAGTATCCGGGCCACGTGCGGGCGATCTCGGTCGCGAACTCCGGCGAGAACATCATGTCCAGCACCATCGCCGCGCCGTCCTTGACCTCCGAGTTGGCATTGATCGAGTAGGTGAAGGCCGAGCCGATCGAGTAGATCGGATAGGGCATGTCCTCGTTCATGTTCGGGAACGCGGTAAAGCCGAGGTTGTCCGCTGTTTCATCGCTGAAGTAGTTCACCGCCCACTGGTAGCTGAAGGACGGTGCGAAGAAGAACGGCGCCTCACCTTGGCTGAGCAGTTGCAGCGAGCTGTCGAAGTTCAGCGAGAAGTAGTCGTCGCCGCCGAGGTAGCCGGCCTTGAACCAGCGGTCGAGCTCTTCCATCGCGGCCGTCATCTCGGCCGACTGCCAGTCGCCGCCGCCAGTCAGGAGCTCATACATCGCTTCGGGGCCGACCATCTGGTTCATGAAGATGGAGGAGTAGTTCTCATTGATCGGCTGCCAGCCGGAGTTGCCGGTGACGGAGCCGTACATCCCCGCATCCATCGCAGCGACCATGATCTCTTCCAGTTCGGCGACGGTCGTCGGAACCTCGTAGCCGAGGTCGGCGAGCACCGCCTTGTTGTAGAACATCCCGTCGGCCATCACCGACGGCGGCAGGCAGTACAGGTGATCGAGCTGCTGGCAGGTGTTGAGCACCGGCTCCAGCAGGCGGTCGGTCCAGCCATATTGTTCTGCGTAGCCTTCCATCGGCTCCAGCATCCCGGCACGTGCCAGCGGCGTCACGTCGGACGGACCGGAGGTGTAGACAAGATCGGGCCCCTGCCCCGCCATGACGGACACGCGCACGTCGTTGTCGACGGTGTTGCGGTATTCGATCACGAGCTCGTACTCGTCCTGGCTTTCGTTGAACGGCTGCGTCAGTGCCGCATCGAGCGCTTCGCGGTATTCGGGCGAGGCGCCCCAGAACCACATGGTGATGGTCTGCCGGTCCTGTGCGGAGGCCGCGCCGGCCACGAGTGCAAGTGCCGTGGTGCCTGTCAGAAAAAGGGTCGATCTCGTCATGTCGTCAGCTCCTGTTGGGTCTAGTTCATTCGCGGTCAGAGCCGCGTTCCTCCCTCGGCGAAGGCGAACATCTCGCCCTCGTCGAATTCGAGCATCTGCTCCGTCGCGGCCCGATCGGTACCGAGGCCGCGTTCCTCCATGGTGATCTGGGTGCCGTCAGGCAGCGTCATGTAGGCGTAGGCGACGTTGCCCAGCCGCTCGACGAACTGCCGTTTCGCCGGGATGCCAGTCGCCGTTGCCGGCCGCACATGTTCTGGCCGGATGCCAAGCGTGACGCGTGTTCCGGGCACCAACTGCTTCGCCGACGGTACGGTTATGCGTCGGTCCCCCAGCGCCGGCGCACTGACCGTCAGGCCGTCCGGCGCCACTTCAGCGATCATGCCGTCGATGAAGTTCATCTTGGGCGAGCCGATGAAGCCGGCGACGAAGGCGTTGGCGGGGTTGGTATAGAGGTCGATCGGCGTGCCGACCTGCTCGATCACGCCCTTGCGCAGCACGACGATCTTGTCGGCCAGCGTCATCGCCTCGACCTGATCGTGAGTCACGTAGATCATCGTCGCACCAAGCCGTTGGTGCAGGGCCGCGATCTCGAGCCGCATCTGCACGCGCAACTCGGCATCAAGGTTCGACAGCGGCTCGTCGAACAGGAAGAGCCCCGGCTCCTTCACGATGGCGCGGCCGATGGCGACCCGCTGCCGCTGCCCCCCCGAGAGGGCTTTGGGCTTGCGAGCGAGGTAGTCGGTCAGCTGCAGCGTGTCTGCCGCCGCGCGTGCCTTGGCGCGCCGCTCGGACTTCGACATGCCGGAGATGCGCAGCCCGAAGGCGATATTTTCCCCAACCGTCATGTGCGGGTAGAGTGCGTAGCTCTGGAAGACCATCGCCACGTCCCGCTCCACCGGCGGCAATTGCGTCACGTCGCGCCCACCGAGCGTGATGGTCCCGCCCGACACCCCTTCGAGGCCCGCGATCATGCGCAGCATCGTGGACTTGCCGCAGCCCGACGGCCCGACGAAGACGACGAACTCGCCATCCTCTATGCCGAGGTCGGTGGGCGAGATCACCTCGGTCCCGTCGAAGGACTTGGTGACCCCGGAAAGCGTGAGGTCGGACATGGATCAGGCTCCTTTCCCGAAGGCGCGAACCTCGAAGCCACGGGTCGGAATGGTGCCGCCCTCGATCAGGAAGCCAGCGCCGCCGGAGGCAAGGTGGCCGCATTCGGCACTCGTCAGTTCCGTATCGTCGGCCAGAAGCGTCAGCTTGCGGCCCTCGGCCCTCACCGTGACTTTCACCGTCTGGTTCTCGGCGTAGTCGAAGGGCGCCTCTGCGAGCACGGTCCGGTCGGCATCCCACTGGCGGATGATCTGCACCTTCCCGTGGGCGAGGATTCCCGCGTAGAAGCGGCGATGCCCGCGAGAGCGCACCACGACGCCGGCGGTCTCGTGCAGATCCATCGTCATCCACGCCGTCGCGGAATAGTCGTCCCAGTCCCGCGTACCGGTGGTGGCGAGGCCGAGCTTTCCGGGGTGGGACAGCGCGAAGGTGGTGTCGACGTCGGGCCGGAAATGCAGCGCGGAGCTGACGAAGCTCTTGAGCCAGTAGGTCGAGGTGTCGAATGGCGACATGTTCGGCGACAGGTCGAACGCGCCGCCCATGACGAAGGCCTCGGGCGCACCGGACCAGTCCATCGAGCGGACGGCGATCCGTCCTTCCACGCGACGATCGGATGTCAGCGATAGGCCGATGCGCTGGATCGGAAGGCCGCCGACAGACGGCACTTTCCACGTCAGGTCGTTGTCGCCCTTCTTGAGCGCGATCGGCTCGCCGTCCAGCCGGGTCAGCTTGCCGTCGCCATCGTAGTAGATCACGAAGAAGGCGAGCTCGGGCGTGTCCGACGAGAAGGCCGTGACCCTGGCGGTGACTGTCTGGCTCTCGTAGATCGACGGGCTGGCGAGCACTTCGAAATAGGACGTCTCGGACGCGGCGAGCGGCTTCGGCTCGATGAAGGTGCGGACCGAGACTGAGCCGGAGACGCCGCGCGCAAGCGCGTCGTAGCGGAGCAGCAGGCCGTCGCCGTCGCCGGTCTCGTTGGCGTTCTTCACCGGCAGGATCGCCTGCGGGCCGTCATGCAGTGGGCAAAGTTCCCAGCCCTGCACGGCACCGGGGTATTCCCAGGCGAAGCGAGCCGCCGGGGCGTCGTAGCTTTCACCGTTGAGGGCGGCGGCGGTGGCGCGGATCTTGCGTGTCTCGATCACCGCGTCGCTCATGCAGTCGCCACCGTCGGCACCGACCACGTAGAGCCGGTCCGCCACCGGGCCCCGGAAATCCGGTCCTTGCTCGAACGCCGGAAGACCGAGGCGGATGCCGTTCAGGCAGGCGAGGTTGCCGGCGTTACAATCGGTGTCCCAGCCAGAGGAAACGGCGATCGACAGGCCCTTCTGCACGTCGTCGCCGCCAAGGATGAACGACGCCAGCAGCAGCGTGTGGTTCGGCACCATAGGGCAGCAGCCCGGGTAATGACCGTAGGAGTGGTTCTGCTCCAGCCAGTCCCGCACTTCGCGCCAGTGGTTCGCCTTGGCGCACTGGTTGCGCAGATCGCCGATGATCCGGGCGAGCTCATCGCTCTTGTTGTAACGCAGGCCGAGGTCGAGCAGCGCGTCGATGCCGGTTTCCTCGAAGGCGGCGGCTTCCATCGCGGCCAGCAGAACAGCGGCTTC harbors:
- a CDS encoding nucleoside hydrolase; this translates as MRPIVIDCDPGIDDSVAIMLALRSGAFDLKAVTTVSGNLTADLCLANALRVLDHIGAPDVPVAKGPNKPLTRPYPRDPFSHGDNGLGNLVLPDPTRQADRRFAPDVILEQAEAAGGELSLFCLGPLTDLALAVIKDPDLPKKIKDVTIIGGAFGFHAAGSTRATGDNPASEWNIYVDPEAAKIVFDAGFNLYAVGLDVATHPEVELRPSDRERLEASDTKEAAFLLGIVDFVEKRGFKSYCGLIDGLAIASLIDPDVLTFEQVAVAVETESKLALGQTIVDRRENFRWTDLPEIKAASTVDAPRYLDMLVGAFCP
- a CDS encoding GntR family transcriptional regulator, with the protein product MQNGQTFELDPSSVDTKSPVPVYLQVEQDIRRQILTATLAPDMRLPRETELARLYGISRMTVRNALERLEDASLIRRDHGVGTVITVPQAEVDCDLSLMMPLQTQLTEQGFTPSVQFFQNEVIEPAPRIAAALEVAPGTEVLFLNRLVKIDGRPMALIRSWVPLAMFPGLESRTLIDGSLWKTLEAHYDCTMLHSSKHLELISVSTADALILHLADGERTLAVTGLGRDGKGAAVEYSYAIWMPTARLNFDSHFQALAESN
- a CDS encoding ABC transporter substrate-binding protein, with product MTRSTLFLTGTTALALVAGAASAQDRQTITMWFWGASPEYREALDAALTQPFNESQDEYELVIEYRNTVDNDVRVSVMAGQGPDLVYTSGPSDVTPLARAGMLEPMEGYAEQYGWTDRLLEPVLNTCQQLDHLYCLPPSVMADGMFYNKAVLADLGYEVPTTVAELEEIMVAAMDAGMYGSVTGNSGWQPINENYSSIFMNQMVGPEAMYELLTGGGDWQSAEMTAAMEELDRWFKAGYLGGDDYFSLNFDSSLQLLSQGEAPFFFAPSFSYQWAVNYFSDETADNLGFTAFPNMNEDMPYPIYSIGSAFTYSINANSEVKDGAAMVLDMMFSPEFATEIARTWPGYWSIPLVEFPEDPEATGITAAYYDTMESITDAVGEGVFGFKVVSFFPPETKDVFISDLEAVWLDRMSIDDMLAAATRAFSREYERGLVPTVTEPSL
- a CDS encoding 5-formyltetrahydrofolate cyclo-ligase, which produces MTDTHATDHKGDVRARVWSELRKVAVPDSRFHFDFGEFICDFDGGDAAVDRLVDHRFYQEADLIFIAPDNCLERLRLKALQDGKTVLMTTYSIKRGFWLLDPAKIDPVDWPLAATLDAMERLAQPVTLADIAKLGTVDYLVTGTGAINLEGVRFGKGHGFFDVEWAMLHELGRITAATPAAAVVHDCQLLTETLRPESFDTVVDAIFTPTRTIEVDDPHKPTMGIIWDVLDPQMYDTIPPLQELKAMSA
- a CDS encoding ADP-ribosylglycohydrolase family protein, with protein sequence MNTHVSTIRPAEDLGKYADQIYAGVLGKLIGVYLGRAVEGWSYEAIRERFDEIDYYVADKVGWPLIVPDDDISGTFLFYRALEDNGYPTDIKSKAIGDTWLNHIIEDKTVLWWGGLGRSTEHTAYLRLKEGIDAPRSGSAELNSRAMAEAIGSEIFIDTWALSNPANPDRAAYMAREAAAVSHDGIAIEAAVLLAAMEAAAFEETGIDALLDLGLRYNKSDELARIIGDLRNQCAKANHWREVRDWLEQNHSYGHYPGCCPMVPNHTLLLASFILGGDDVQKGLSIAVSSGWDTDCNAGNLACLNGIRLGLPAFEQGPDFRGPVADRLYVVGADGGDCMSDAVIETRKIRATAAALNGESYDAPAARFAWEYPGAVQGWELCPLHDGPQAILPVKNANETGDGDGLLLRYDALARGVSGSVSVRTFIEPKPLAASETSYFEVLASPSIYESQTVTARVTAFSSDTPELAFFVIYYDGDGKLTRLDGEPIALKKGDNDLTWKVPSVGGLPIQRIGLSLTSDRRVEGRIAVRSMDWSGAPEAFVMGGAFDLSPNMSPFDTSTYWLKSFVSSALHFRPDVDTTFALSHPGKLGLATTGTRDWDDYSATAWMTMDLHETAGVVVRSRGHRRFYAGILAHGKVQIIRQWDADRTVLAEAPFDYAENQTVKVTVRAEGRKLTLLADDTELTSAECGHLASGGAGFLIEGGTIPTRGFEVRAFGKGA
- a CDS encoding 5-formyltetrahydrofolate cyclo-ligase, whose product is MTTTAELAARIAGRMAPHPLPDPRFGLDFDAFIPGFAEADEAAAYLLEHAPPPADALVHVTPDNSLQPLRARLLASGHPLLMPTYGLMRGFLRIDPAEGHGALHRSWLEGAEHYGDLVSLEELQAGPKVMAHYVGAAAVALNGVRFGMGHRYFDTEFALMVEAGITAADASVVVLVHPEQVHHAHLDAPDHEVRATLIAMPGDLVITGAATGPSVLAAEAIAPGLEKAAPVRQLLSARAWK
- a CDS encoding ABC transporter ATP-binding protein, translating into MSDLTLSGVTKSFDGTEVISPTDLGIEDGEFVVFVGPSGCGKSTMLRMIAGLEGVSGGTITLGGRDVTQLPPVERDVAMVFQSYALYPHMTVGENIAFGLRISGMSKSERRAKARAAADTLQLTDYLARKPKALSGGQRQRVAIGRAIVKEPGLFLFDEPLSNLDAELRVQMRLEIAALHQRLGATMIYVTHDQVEAMTLADKIVVLRKGVIEQVGTPIDLYTNPANAFVAGFIGSPKMNFIDGMIAEVAPDGLTVSAPALGDRRITVPSAKQLVPGTRVTLGIRPEHVRPATATGIPAKRQFVERLGNVAYAYMTLPDGTQITMEERGLGTDRAATEQMLEFDEGEMFAFAEGGTRL